In Mytilus edulis chromosome 7, xbMytEdul2.2, whole genome shotgun sequence, a single genomic region encodes these proteins:
- the LOC139483307 gene encoding CD209 antigen-like protein A, producing MLQVIFCIAFYYVTVSVALVQTAKTYTKCVRVGTTSVNKTPFLNCACISAKHGAKLCTDVDECTVFTYDDLTKMCRLYQMIDTINCDLNEKNGGITFTKETECPIDWKKLGNSCYFYENTKQLSWDDATAYCESQGGYLAEVTDEAEFTQVDSMINADAYIGCRHFNRKWQWTTSGKELVLTDTLWYPGEPQNGKCTQIWKGHKLDDTGCFVPRYFLCEKAILFV from the exons ATGCTACAAGTTATATTCTGTATCGCGTTTTACTACGTTACTGTCTCAGTAGCTCTGGTACAGACTGCAAAAACGTATACTAAATGTGTTAGAGTAGGAACAacatctgttaacaaaactccgTTCTTAAATTGTGCTTGTATATCAGCCAAACATGGAGCCAAACTGTGCACAGATGTTGATGAATGCACTGTTTTTACCTACGATGATTTAACTAAAATGTGTCGTCTCTATCAGATGATTGATACAATAAACTGTGATTTGAATGAGAAAAATGGAGGCATAACTTTTACTAAAGAAACTG AGTGTCCTATCGACTGGAAGAAGTTAGGAAACAGTTGCTATTTTTACGAAAACACAAAACAATTGTCTTGGGATGACGCAACA GCATATTGTGAATCTCAAGGAGGATATCTAGCAGAAGTGACAGATGAAGCAGAATTTACGCAAGTTGATTCAATGATAAAcg CTGATGCGTATATTGGATGCCGACATTTCAACAGGAAATGGCAATGGACCACTTCTGGTAAAGAGTTGGTATTAACTGATACACTGTGGTACCCTGGTGAGCCACAAAATGGAAAATGCACTCAGATATGGAAAGGACATAAACTGGATGACACTGGATGTTTTGTTCCTAGATATTTTCTCTGTGAGAAA gCTATTTTATTTGTATGA